A stretch of Blastocatellia bacterium DNA encodes these proteins:
- a CDS encoding DUF3995 domain-containing protein: MFIVLGTFLVFIFLILGLMHVYWAFGSKGASEAVLPSVDGKLAFNPSSFLTLLVALALFIAALIILGQIGFLGLFVPSVIFYYGTLLISLVFFLRSIGEFRLVGFFKKIKNTKFAYWDTILFSPLCLLISIIAFLLLFK, encoded by the coding sequence ATGTTTATAGTATTAGGTACTTTTTTGGTATTTATATTTTTGATATTAGGGTTAATGCATGTTTATTGGGCATTTGGGAGTAAAGGAGCTTCAGAAGCTGTTTTACCAAGTGTTGACGGGAAACTAGCCTTTAACCCTTCCTCTTTTCTAACACTTTTAGTTGCTTTAGCCCTATTTATTGCAGCACTTATCATATTAGGACAAATAGGCTTTTTAGGCTTATTTGTCCCAAGTGTAATTTTTTACTATGGAACGCTACTTATTTCTTTAGTATTCTTTCTAAGATCAATAGGAGAATTTCGTTTAGTAGGATTCTTTAAGAAAATCAAAAATACAAAATTTGCTTACTGGGATACTATTTTATTCTCTCCATTATGTTTATTAATCTCTATTATCGCTTTCCTACTTCTTTTTAAGTAA
- a CDS encoding guanosine monophosphate reductase yields MHFIQGLTFDDVLLIPNYNGIRSRQDVTTAINMVNKRLDIPVISSNMDTITGIQMANCLASLCGLGILHRFMSIEQNIEEFSQAENKSLVGVSIGVGDAALERAEALIDAGAEIICVDVAHGHAKLVNQTIKNLRRKYKGNIIIIAGNVATYAGADYLAAAGADVIKVGIGGGSVCTTRIKTGFGVPQLTAIMMCRQVDRALIADGGIRTPGDAVKALAAGADFVMLGGMLAATLETPGDVKTALQDGKEAKFKVFRGMASREAQEDFMGSMGEWKTAEGVAVEIPLRGSAVEVIRDVMGGIRSGMTYCGAVTIKDLQRKAQFMTITPAGARESAPHATERFAVASKKD; encoded by the coding sequence ATGCATTTTATTCAAGGGTTGACTTTTGATGATGTGTTGTTAATCCCTAATTACAATGGAATTCGTTCTCGTCAAGATGTTACAACAGCAATAAATATGGTAAACAAACGCCTAGATATTCCTGTGATTAGCTCTAATATGGACACAATAACAGGTATTCAAATGGCAAATTGTTTAGCTTCTTTGTGTGGCTTAGGTATTTTACATAGATTTATGTCTATTGAGCAAAATATAGAAGAATTCTCTCAAGCGGAAAATAAGTCTTTAGTAGGTGTTTCAATAGGCGTTGGGGATGCTGCGCTAGAGCGTGCAGAAGCATTAATTGATGCAGGTGCAGAAATAATTTGTGTTGACGTAGCTCATGGACATGCAAAATTAGTAAATCAAACAATTAAAAACCTAAGAAGAAAATATAAAGGAAATATTATAATTATTGCAGGTAATGTTGCTACTTATGCTGGGGCAGATTATTTAGCTGCTGCCGGAGCAGATGTTATTAAAGTTGGTATTGGCGGAGGATCTGTTTGCACAACCCGTATTAAAACTGGCTTTGGTGTTCCTCAATTAACGGCAATTATGATGTGTAGACAAGTTGATCGCGCTTTGATTGCTGACGGTGGAATTCGTACTCCAGGCGACGCAGTAAAAGCACTAGCAGCAGGAGCAGATTTTGTTATGCTAGGAGGAATGCTGGCTGCAACTTTAGAAACCCCAGGAGATGTAAAAACCGCGCTTCAAGACGGAAAAGAAGCAAAATTTAAAGTTTTTCGTGGCATGGCATCTCGTGAAGCACAAGAAGATTTTATGGGGTCAATGGGCGAATGGAAAACTGCTGAAGGTGTTGCAGTTGAAATACCGTTGCGTGGTTCTGCCGTTGAAGTAATTCGTGATGTAATGGGCGGAATTCGTTCAGGAATGACTTATTGTGGGGCTGTTACTATTAAAGATTTGCAACGTAAAGCCCAATTTATGACTATAACTCCTGCTGGTGCAAGAGAAAGCGCACCTCATGCTACAGAAAGATTTGCTGTTGCTAGTAAAAAAGATTAG
- a CDS encoding TetR/AcrR family transcriptional regulator, which produces MAKIRNQDAAQTKAHILEVARQQFMRKGYAGSSINEIVEATDVTKPTVYYHFGNKEGLFAALVADAYERCFQERSRSIDPNVSVAEQIYQVIEADFSFCLQEPDLVRFVIALTFALPEDKPLDVRPFHNRDYEFLREIIERGIKSKELRNVDVGEAALSLQGLITINIMSFLQMDKPAEFLSPARARTLAEVLLQGIKA; this is translated from the coding sequence ATGGCAAAAATTAGAAATCAAGATGCAGCACAAACCAAAGCCCATATCCTTGAAGTTGCACGACAACAATTTATGCGCAAAGGTTACGCAGGGTCTTCAATTAATGAAATAGTTGAAGCAACTGATGTCACCAAACCAACGGTTTATTATCATTTTGGTAACAAAGAAGGGTTATTTGCAGCTTTAGTAGCAGATGCTTATGAGCGTTGTTTTCAAGAACGTAGTCGATCAATTGACCCTAATGTTTCAGTAGCCGAGCAGATCTATCAAGTAATTGAAGCCGATTTTTCCTTTTGCTTACAAGAACCTGATCTAGTTCGTTTTGTGATCGCGCTTACTTTTGCATTACCAGAAGATAAACCCTTGGATGTTAGACCTTTTCATAATCGGGATTATGAATTTCTTCGAGAAATTATTGAACGGGGAATTAAAAGCAAAGAACTACGAAATGTTGATGTAGGTGAGGCCGCCCTTTCATTACAAGGGCTAATCACTATTAACATTATGTCTTTTTTGCAGATGGACAAACCAGCAGAATTTCTTTCTCCTGCTCGTGCAAGAACTTTAGCAGAAGTGCTTTTACAAGGTATTAAGGCATAG
- a CDS encoding sterol desaturase family protein: MNYWKEFLPVYFYTFVAMTLGVAASLTSAYSVAITGLLILAGLVSWFFVEYALHRSFFHYHARSEFMKNLIYRMHLSHHDNPKGLDTLLASGYTSFPIATIYCLLIWMLTSWQVMSYMFVGLIIGYFAYEALHYQAHHYTPKSSILKYLKKYHMLHHHQTPEMRYGVTTPFIDYLFGTYLSISRKVK, from the coding sequence ATGAATTACTGGAAGGAATTTTTACCAGTTTATTTTTACACATTTGTTGCTATGACTTTAGGAGTGGCAGCAAGTTTAACAAGTGCTTATTCTGTAGCTATAACAGGCTTACTTATATTAGCAGGTTTAGTTAGTTGGTTTTTTGTAGAATATGCTTTGCATCGCAGCTTTTTCCATTATCATGCGCGTTCTGAATTTATGAAAAATTTAATTTATAGAATGCACTTGTCTCATCATGATAACCCCAAAGGCTTAGATACACTTCTTGCTAGCGGTTATACGAGTTTTCCCATAGCTACTATTTATTGCTTACTTATTTGGATGTTAACAAGTTGGCAAGTAATGAGTTATATGTTTGTAGGTCTGATAATTGGTTATTTTGCTTATGAGGCACTACATTATCAAGCTCATCATTACACTCCTAAATCATCTATTTTAAAATACTTAAAGAAATATCATATGCTACACCATCATCAAACACCTGAAATGCGTTATGGAGTAACAACACCATTTATTGACTATTTATTTGGGACTTATTTATCAATAAGCCGTAAAGTAAAGTAA
- a CDS encoding MFS transporter codes for MIGMLLAAMEVTVVSTAMPKVVADLGGFAIYSWTFSIYLLTSTVGVPVWGKLSDLYGRRICYQVGLGIFILGSILCGLAESMQALIFYRAIQGLGGGALAPLALTVVGDLYTLEERPKMQAVMSGVWGAAAILGPLIGGIITDYSTWRWIFFINVPISLISLVIISLNMPIRKQTIKPKIDVAGTIALTIAISLLLLACVREGQTQTIPAWVIKGSLVGALIFIGLFIYIEKKAIEPLLPLWLFREKVFLATVLGNLFAGAAILGSMPFVTLFSQRVLNTSATQAGTSLIPLVLGWVALSIVGAKIMLKVGFRKAVMAGMTSMLVGFTILSFLNMSSSKLHIYVGMAVVGMGMGLGLTSLLVAVQTSVPKTQLGVVTSLAIFSRNIGGSLGATLMGVIMSIGTINLLKAAPTSLMQSKSSGEIVSIINNLNIALDPKVQVNLSSNVLEYFRVSLAEGIHLVFVFCVFIALCGFGSSLLLPSQKQANQK; via the coding sequence ATGATAGGAATGCTTCTAGCCGCAATGGAAGTAACTGTTGTATCAACAGCAATGCCAAAAGTAGTAGCTGATTTAGGAGGTTTTGCAATATATAGTTGGACATTCTCCATATATCTACTAACAAGTACAGTAGGAGTACCTGTTTGGGGAAAATTATCAGATTTATATGGTAGAAGAATATGCTATCAAGTTGGATTAGGTATTTTTATATTGGGTTCTATATTATGTGGTTTAGCAGAATCAATGCAAGCTTTAATATTTTATAGAGCAATACAAGGATTAGGAGGAGGAGCTTTAGCTCCCTTAGCACTAACTGTTGTGGGAGATTTATATACTTTAGAAGAAAGACCAAAAATGCAAGCTGTGATGAGCGGTGTTTGGGGAGCAGCAGCAATACTAGGGCCTCTAATCGGAGGAATTATTACAGATTATTCAACCTGGAGATGGATATTTTTTATTAATGTACCAATAAGCTTAATATCCTTAGTAATAATCAGCTTAAATATGCCTATAAGAAAACAAACCATAAAACCTAAAATAGATGTAGCTGGAACAATAGCTCTAACAATAGCTATATCTTTATTACTGTTAGCTTGTGTTAGAGAAGGTCAGACTCAAACTATACCAGCATGGGTAATAAAAGGATCTCTAGTGGGAGCTTTAATATTTATAGGTTTATTTATTTATATAGAAAAAAAAGCTATTGAACCATTACTACCACTTTGGTTATTTCGGGAAAAAGTATTTTTGGCAACAGTTTTAGGTAATCTATTTGCTGGAGCAGCAATATTAGGAAGTATGCCATTTGTAACTTTATTTTCTCAAAGAGTCTTAAATACATCTGCAACACAAGCAGGAACATCTTTAATTCCTTTGGTTCTTGGCTGGGTGGCTTTATCAATAGTAGGGGCAAAGATAATGCTAAAAGTAGGTTTTCGCAAAGCTGTAATGGCTGGAATGACTAGTATGTTAGTAGGCTTTACAATATTAAGTTTTCTAAACATGAGTTCAAGCAAATTACATATATATGTGGGAATGGCTGTTGTTGGGATGGGAATGGGCTTAGGACTAACTTCTTTGTTAGTAGCGGTGCAAACTTCTGTACCTAAAACTCAACTTGGAGTAGTAACATCACTAGCAATATTTTCAAGAAATATAGGTGGATCACTAGGAGCTACACTAATGGGCGTAATAATGAGTATAGGAACAATAAACTTATTAAAAGCTGCTCCAACTTCGCTAATGCAAAGTAAAAGCTCAGGAGAAATTGTTAGTATAATAAATAATCTGAATATAGCTTTAGATCCTAAAGTTCAAGTAAATTTATCTAGTAATGTATTAGAATACTTCCGAGTTTCTTTAGCAGAAGGAATACATTTAGTTTTTGTATTTTGTGTTTTTATAGCATTATGTGGTTTTGGCTCTTCATTGTTGTTACCAAGTCAAAAACAAGCCAACCAAAAATAG
- a CDS encoding protein kinase — MKECLLCRQIYEDKEEQCKIDSSPLKETIEGNLIIAGCYRLEERLLDNGLEIIYKAKVINHSKLQTNTEVIVKIIPKDIVQYSPKIPIIFSNTAETMKTIQNDFILKVYDYGQSEYGYLYAVTEIPPKITLKSLIEKEELEIDRAINLMKKICEALSYMQKRSLLNKDLK; from the coding sequence TTGAAAGAATGTTTATTATGCAGACAAATATATGAAGATAAAGAAGAACAATGTAAGATAGATAGTAGTCCTTTAAAAGAAACAATAGAAGGAAATCTAATTATAGCAGGCTGTTATAGATTAGAAGAAAGATTATTGGATAATGGTTTAGAAATAATATATAAAGCGAAAGTAATTAATCATAGTAAATTACAAACAAATACAGAAGTTATAGTAAAAATTATACCAAAAGACATAGTACAATACTCACCAAAAATTCCAATCATATTTAGTAATACAGCAGAAACAATGAAAACAATACAAAATGATTTTATACTAAAAGTATATGATTATGGTCAAAGTGAGTATGGTTATCTATATGCAGTAACAGAAATACCACCCAAAATTACTTTAAAAAGTTTAATAGAAAAAGAAGAATTAGAAATAGATAGAGCTATTAATTTAATGAAAAAAATCTGTGAAGCTCTATCCTATATGCAAAAAAGATCTTTATTAAATAAAGATCTAAAGTAA
- a CDS encoding 3-oxoacyl-ACP reductase FabG encodes MQEQTNLALLNKVAVVTGSSRGIGRAIAIRLGQMGAKVVINYCSNEEEANKALEEVKNTAASSVQIIKADVSKPTEAKNLIDTVLSEHQKVDILINNAAIQRATLVHKMKDADWEEVMALNLSSVFYLCRAVLPKMIESRSGEIVNIGSASGFMAHKGAASYVASKYGLIGLTKVLALETADYGIRVNGVAPGITDTDMIKGLTDAAKERLLSGIPMKRMAKAEEIAEMVAFILTSATYSTGNFFHASGGLIM; translated from the coding sequence ATGCAGGAACAAACAAATTTAGCATTGCTTAATAAAGTTGCAGTTGTTACAGGCTCTTCTCGGGGTATTGGCCGAGCTATTGCAATACGGCTTGGTCAGATGGGAGCAAAAGTAGTAATAAATTATTGTTCAAATGAAGAAGAAGCTAACAAAGCATTAGAGGAAGTAAAAAATACCGCGGCTAGTTCTGTACAAATTATTAAGGCTGATGTGTCTAAACCAACTGAGGCTAAAAATTTAATAGATACAGTGTTATCAGAACATCAAAAAGTAGATATTTTAATCAACAATGCTGCTATTCAACGTGCTACTTTAGTACATAAAATGAAAGATGCTGATTGGGAAGAAGTTATGGCATTAAACCTAAGCTCGGTGTTTTATCTTTGCCGTGCAGTTCTCCCTAAAATGATTGAGTCTCGTTCTGGTGAAATTGTTAATATTGGTTCAGCTTCTGGATTTATGGCGCATAAAGGTGCAGCTAGTTATGTTGCTTCTAAATATGGATTAATTGGTTTAACTAAAGTTTTAGCACTAGAAACAGCAGATTATGGTATTCGAGTTAATGGTGTAGCTCCTGGAATAACAGATACTGATATGATAAAAGGCTTAACAGATGCTGCTAAAGAAAGGTTACTTTCTGGTATACCAATGAAACGTATGGCTAAAGCTGAAGAAATTGCAGAAATGGTTGCTTTTATACTTACTTCAGCTACTTATAGCACTGGCAATTTCTTTCATGCAAGTGGTGGTTTAATAATGTAA
- a CDS encoding enoyl-CoA hydratase/isomerase family protein, which produces MSSNLRCVVITGKGRSFCSGADLKDLTSFTSQQAKEFMISATWAFRRFEKLPVPVIAAVKGFCMGGGFELALHCDEIIASQDTKFKFPETGIGIVTTAGAVSRLIAAVGLMRARPLLIGKEFSAKEAYDMGLVSKVVEAEELEIAVNNRCLEILKQPAEGIKAMKEIINNSQKDQGTLSWISEIETFDRLVQVPWQEFVSNRLKKG; this is translated from the coding sequence ATGTCTAGTAATTTACGATGTGTTGTAATTACTGGAAAAGGACGTTCTTTTTGTAGCGGAGCAGATCTTAAAGATTTGACTAGTTTTACTTCGCAACAAGCTAAAGAGTTTATGATTTCAGCTACTTGGGCTTTTCGTCGTTTTGAAAAATTACCTGTACCTGTAATTGCAGCGGTAAAAGGTTTTTGTATGGGTGGAGGTTTTGAATTAGCACTACATTGTGATGAAATAATTGCTAGCCAAGACACTAAATTTAAGTTTCCAGAAACTGGTATTGGCATAGTTACTACAGCAGGGGCGGTTTCTCGTTTAATTGCTGCTGTAGGTTTAATGAGAGCTAGACCCTTGTTGATTGGCAAAGAATTTAGTGCTAAGGAAGCCTATGATATGGGTCTTGTTAGCAAAGTTGTTGAAGCTGAGGAACTAGAAATAGCCGTTAACAACCGTTGTTTGGAAATACTTAAACAACCTGCTGAAGGCATTAAAGCTATGAAAGAAATTATAAATAACTCTCAAAAGGATCAAGGTACTTTATCATGGATTTCTGAAATAGAAACTTTTGATAGATTAGTGCAAGTTCCTTGGCAAGAATTTGTGTCAAACCGTCTTAAGAAAGGGTAA
- a CDS encoding aldehyde dehydrogenase family protein, whose amino-acid sequence MINQNKMVASRVKQASLFWRKSPISKRLQVLKSIEEKLVSNKNKLQELFLEENSLTNNELAKRFIDISLQFINISFLKQQAYNLVKFVKTQTNSEILVRKADGVVLALIQAGIPSFSFVKLFSTLLVGNGLLILNKTTTNLCLHYIIEEIIQPTLKQYAFSPDLVILLKENYQEFLKESVTNLDINTVLYLGSNIDNNEIARLFQSNNKKSYYRK is encoded by the coding sequence ATGATAAATCAAAATAAAATGGTTGCTTCAAGAGTAAAACAAGCTTCTTTATTTTGGAGAAAATCTCCTATAAGTAAACGCCTACAAGTCTTAAAATCAATAGAAGAGAAATTAGTTTCAAATAAAAATAAACTTCAAGAATTATTTCTTGAAGAAAATAGCCTAACAAATAATGAACTTGCTAAACGCTTTATTGATATATCTTTGCAATTTATAAATATATCTTTTCTTAAGCAACAAGCTTATAACTTAGTAAAATTTGTTAAAACTCAAACAAACTCAGAAATACTTGTAAGAAAAGCTGATGGAGTTGTTTTAGCATTGATTCAAGCAGGTATTCCCTCTTTTAGTTTTGTAAAACTTTTTTCTACTCTTTTAGTTGGCAATGGGTTGCTAATTTTAAATAAAACTACTACAAACTTGTGTTTACATTACATCATTGAAGAAATTATTCAACCTACCTTAAAACAATATGCCTTTTCTCCTGACTTAGTAATTTTATTGAAAGAAAATTATCAAGAATTTTTAAAGGAATCTGTAACTAATCTAGATATAAATACAGTTTTATATTTGGGTAGTAATATTGATAATAATGAGATTGCTAGGCTTTTCCAAAGCAATAATAAAAAAAGTTATTATAGAAAATAA
- a CDS encoding NAD(P)/FAD-dependent oxidoreductase — protein sequence MVMKPSNKSEYFDVIIIGGGPAGSVLGAKLAESGLVVLLLERHPFPRYHIGESLTGLVGNFLREIGLTEEMEKLQFPVKSGMSFIGPNNKSDVFIATESPTWQVRRAEFDQLLLDYAVSKGLNLRHGSVKKIFRDGHKVIGVGYKPSFSNTDLLEHIRCKFIVDASGHGAVLSRNRIAGRRRVDTLWQQLAVFTQFQGAVRDDGEMGNNNIVFYSEPNHWAWFIPTSPTEVSVGVVVPQVVAQKYGETAEDFLQWGIKNISTDLARRLSEAQMTGPVRLLNNYSYRIEPFVGESWLCVGDSHRFLDPVLSLGVSNAITEATFASKAIITAFHTGDFIKPLQEYAAFSNHGYSIASDLIRYFWNFLTTFGRQARSGLRNDIIHLLDGYSFEENELTVLTAMHSTLAKFLPANLPSEDAQSIAGRIKHAYTPGLEAAYIELTSENKLKLSLVLNNDDPNFQEAVSDFTETLYADFGRDNLLIYRFIATDALPSFENAYDILNLAKSQLNK from the coding sequence ATGGTAATGAAACCTTCTAATAAAAGTGAATACTTTGATGTAATAATAATAGGCGGTGGCCCGGCTGGTTCTGTATTGGGAGCAAAACTAGCAGAATCAGGGCTAGTCGTATTATTACTAGAAAGACATCCTTTTCCTCGCTATCATATAGGAGAGTCTTTAACGGGGTTAGTAGGAAATTTTCTTCGTGAAATAGGTCTTACTGAAGAAATGGAAAAACTCCAATTTCCTGTTAAGTCTGGAATGAGTTTTATTGGGCCTAATAATAAATCAGATGTTTTTATAGCAACAGAGTCCCCTACTTGGCAAGTTCGCCGGGCTGAGTTTGACCAGTTGTTACTTGATTATGCTGTCAGTAAAGGTCTTAATTTACGTCATGGAAGTGTAAAAAAGATTTTCCGTGATGGTCATAAAGTTATTGGAGTTGGATATAAACCATCTTTTAGTAACACTGATTTACTAGAGCATATTAGATGTAAATTTATTGTTGATGCTAGCGGACATGGTGCAGTTTTATCTAGAAATCGTATTGCTGGACGTAGAAGAGTCGATACACTTTGGCAGCAACTAGCAGTTTTTACTCAATTTCAAGGTGCCGTTCGTGATGACGGCGAAATGGGAAATAACAATATAGTTTTTTATTCTGAACCCAATCATTGGGCATGGTTTATACCTACTTCTCCAACAGAAGTTAGTGTAGGTGTAGTTGTGCCACAAGTTGTTGCCCAAAAGTATGGAGAAACAGCAGAGGACTTTTTACAATGGGGTATCAAAAATATTAGTACAGATCTTGCCAGACGTTTATCTGAGGCTCAAATGACAGGCCCAGTAAGATTGCTCAATAATTATTCTTACCGTATAGAGCCTTTTGTAGGTGAAAGCTGGTTATGTGTTGGAGATTCACACCGCTTTCTTGACCCTGTTTTATCCTTAGGCGTTTCTAATGCTATTACAGAAGCTACTTTTGCAAGTAAAGCTATTATAACTGCATTCCATACAGGAGATTTTATTAAGCCTTTGCAAGAGTATGCTGCCTTTTCTAATCATGGCTATTCAATAGCCTCTGATTTAATTCGCTATTTCTGGAATTTTCTTACTACATTTGGTCGCCAAGCTAGAAGTGGTCTAAGAAATGATATTATTCATTTACTTGATGGTTATTCTTTTGAAGAAAACGAACTAACTGTTTTGACAGCAATGCACAGTACTTTAGCAAAATTCCTACCTGCTAATCTTCCTTCTGAAGATGCTCAATCTATTGCTGGGCGAATTAAACATGCTTATACACCTGGATTAGAAGCAGCCTATATTGAACTTACATCTGAAAATAAGCTAAAACTATCTCTTGTTCTCAACAATGATGATCCAAACTTTCAAGAAGCTGTCAGTGATTTTACAGAAACTCTTTATGCTGATTTTGGTAGGGATAATTTGCTTATTTATCGCTTTATAGCCACTGATGCTTTACCTAGTTTTGAAAATGCTTATGACATCTTAAATCTAGCTAAATCTCAGCTAAACAAGTAA
- a CDS encoding alpha/beta fold hydrolase — MNIQEITQNLKDFIINELLDGEEMGLEVDTPLLEWGILDSLSMVSLLAFIEENLGIQVPSKEVKPENFDNLQAITNLLDVLSKEKQQEKKEQELTPVAHTGTMVQVLTSYGVRSDIIELPTADHHVLRTSGKKPTWVLLPALGNPSTSWGEFLRMLINEQEVVSIDLVGFGLSASYRSQPYSYEEHLEEEIQVLQKIDQNPIVLVCSSVTALIGTAIARRHPERIKALIILGFGLVEDPNAWCQEMKQISKSLEQYLNSTYYKAPKLVAPLQMLLTESFKQPAYNSFLQNLEIPMKTAFDNIDVPTLLIAGEDDQLISKASVSAAAAKIAGSQAVFLARCGHFPQVERTQETLVLIQKFLKDI, encoded by the coding sequence ATGAACATACAAGAAATTACACAGAATTTAAAAGATTTTATTATTAATGAACTTTTAGATGGTGAAGAAATGGGTTTAGAAGTCGATACACCTCTTTTAGAGTGGGGTATATTAGATTCTTTATCTATGGTATCACTACTAGCATTTATAGAAGAAAATCTAGGAATTCAAGTTCCTAGTAAAGAAGTAAAGCCAGAAAATTTTGATAATTTACAAGCTATTACTAATCTACTAGATGTTCTATCAAAAGAAAAACAGCAGGAAAAAAAAGAACAAGAACTTACTCCTGTGGCTCATACTGGTACTATGGTACAAGTACTAACTTCTTATGGTGTTAGATCTGACATCATTGAATTACCAACAGCAGACCATCATGTACTAAGAACTTCTGGCAAGAAACCTACTTGGGTATTATTGCCTGCTTTAGGTAATCCTTCAACATCCTGGGGCGAATTCCTTCGTATGCTCATCAATGAACAAGAGGTAGTATCAATAGATTTGGTAGGTTTTGGTTTATCTGCTTCTTATCGTTCTCAACCTTATAGTTATGAAGAACATTTAGAAGAAGAAATACAGGTATTGCAAAAAATTGACCAAAACCCAATAGTGCTAGTTTGTAGTTCAGTAACAGCACTAATTGGTACAGCAATAGCCCGTAGACACCCAGAAAGGATTAAAGCCCTAATAATATTAGGTTTTGGGTTAGTTGAAGATCCTAATGCTTGGTGCCAAGAAATGAAGCAAATTTCTAAAAGCCTAGAACAATACTTAAATAGCACTTATTATAAGGCCCCTAAGTTAGTAGCACCCTTACAAATGCTATTAACAGAATCATTTAAGCAGCCTGCTTATAATAGTTTTCTGCAAAACTTAGAAATACCAATGAAAACAGCCTTTGACAATATTGATGTACCAACTTTATTAATTGCAGGAGAAGATGACCAATTAATTTCTAAAGCTTCTGTAAGTGCTGCTGCTGCAAAAATTGCTGGATCTCAAGCTGTGTTTTTAGCTAGATGTGGACACTTTCCACAAGTGGAACGAACACAAGAAACATTAGTTTTAATACAAAAATTCTTAAAAGATATTTAG
- a CDS encoding NAD(P)/FAD-dependent oxidoreductase has protein sequence MSDVIIIGGGPAGSATGCFLSMAGIDNVILEAANHPRPHVGESMVTSSTRVFEELDFLKVMEEEGFVKKYGASWHPPMRAKEFAIEFAEFPQPGINQDYTYHVSREKLDLLLLKHAEKKGSKICQGVRVKDVVFDENNFVKGVQAEVAGQQVFIPCKVVVDASGRRTLLGSKLKWKKNDPIFDQYAVHSWFKNVDRGHGKTEDFIHIYFLPQDKVRRGWIWQIPITEEITSMGVVAEKEVFRNSKSDPEAWFNEHVKSTPDVAKAMENAVRIRDFSTEGDYSYCMDKFVGNGFVLIGDAARFVDPIFSSGVSVALYTAKYAAERIKVAFEQNNFSEEILAPYETKVRGGVGVWYEFIRLYYKVLPLFTYFIQKKEYRIEVLRLLQGEVYDRGEVLVLKQMREFINNIENTEGHMFKQYLTDIPID, from the coding sequence ATGAGTGATGTAATAATTATTGGTGGTGGCCCTGCTGGTTCAGCTACGGGTTGTTTTTTGTCAATGGCAGGTATTGACAATGTGATTTTAGAAGCAGCCAATCATCCACGTCCACACGTAGGAGAGTCAATGGTAACTTCTTCTACTAGAGTTTTTGAAGAATTAGATTTTTTAAAAGTAATGGAAGAAGAAGGATTTGTAAAAAAATATGGAGCTTCATGGCATCCACCAATGAGAGCAAAAGAATTTGCAATTGAGTTTGCAGAATTTCCACAACCTGGAATAAACCAAGACTATACCTACCATGTAAGCCGTGAAAAATTAGATCTCTTATTACTTAAACATGCAGAAAAAAAAGGTTCCAAAATATGCCAGGGAGTTCGAGTTAAAGATGTAGTTTTTGATGAAAATAATTTTGTTAAAGGTGTACAAGCAGAAGTTGCTGGACAGCAAGTTTTTATTCCTTGCAAAGTTGTAGTAGATGCAAGTGGACGAAGAACTTTATTAGGTAGCAAGCTAAAGTGGAAAAAAAATGATCCTATATTTGACCAATATGCAGTTCATTCTTGGTTTAAGAATGTTGACCGGGGACATGGAAAAACAGAGGACTTTATCCATATTTACTTTTTGCCACAAGATAAAGTTAGAAGAGGATGGATTTGGCAAATTCCTATAACAGAAGAAATTACTTCTATGGGAGTTGTGGCTGAAAAAGAAGTATTTAGGAATTCTAAATCTGATCCTGAAGCTTGGTTTAATGAACATGTAAAGTCTACTCCTGATGTAGCTAAAGCTATGGAAAATGCTGTTCGTATCAGAGATTTTAGCACTGAAGGTGATTATAGCTATTGTATGGATAAGTTTGTTGGTAATGGTTTTGTTTTAATTGGTGATGCAGCACGTTTTGTTGACCCAATATTCTCTTCTGGTGTTAGTGTTGCACTCTATACAGCTAAATATGCTGCTGAACGCATTAAAGTAGCTTTTGAACAAAATAATTTTAGCGAAGAAATATTGGCTCCTTATGAAACTAAAGTAAGAGGTGGTGTAGGTGTATGGTATGAATTTATACGTCTTTATTACAAAGTACTACCATTATTTACTTACTTTATTCAGAAAAAGGAATATAGAATTGAAGTATTACGCCTTTTACAAGGCGAAGTTTATGACCGTGGAGAAGTGCTGGTATTAAAACAAATGAGAGAATTTATTAATAATATAGAAAATACCGAAGGTCATATGTTTAAACAATATCTCACTGATATTCCTATTGATTGA